The following proteins are co-located in the Tetrapisispora phaffii CBS 4417 chromosome 4, complete genome genome:
- the FIR1 gene encoding Fir1p (similar to Saccharomyces cerevisiae FIR1 (YER032W); ancestral locus Anc_3.522) yields the protein MVLPVTPSKNFHRQSNSQVRFSLPDLDDVKAPENIHDIKDSPTKIVYPSVKLSGPIESFNTPQDQDPYKNRIGSASSMDRENTQLLDKQIMDLSSNIMIQVPRDVWRYHNEKLNRNASNKNDSATYKHKKQKSLQSIIVNTINSLNTTTEDAEHTENSFDVSDISNVSPLRLNSNSNHNRTKSLPLLTAHGAYALSPEKTPNLYLTTDSPLNKFNVPIPLQISIPPYLSPKNKNKIPNTLVYDGAGYSTYEESYSESISELSNQDKQELNLQDSNCSSILDASSIESIVSSIASAEHKITLNIFNEDNNNDDDIDNILGIDQYANVNLKLQNRNLRNRNFKKQNENNQTQINMPPLPVLYSHSVDNKNITNQKIDEGIAQDEESNSLAVLSTPVKYINIPDLEKDKTTKTKNGTLRFFDNYESSMENISPKFKLSDNEGQLSKTFKFPNNPKANEPDRGGTSSEVTRNNTIFPVINKDNNDFIKIDNSTVTDEFEKRRQMLQQNRLSPNNKNMKHAHRRSRSIHNADDIFTSSPEEMEKSQKDVHSGDMYTNDVNAQKFDDKSTLNFSEDSNITDNLYPETTTLSQEKIENKYHPQTGETYQTTKSKQLELAINEVSEAVAQKEDKILTINVKDSNMQDIKNNVEVTSEISTDENIETEISSLYEDSDSNSIVPSFVAVTDNSKYDSSLDNMTNYSYQSMDADVDNSKVLLSDISKEEPIHQNRGLPCSETLQEEKFDNYKVSANIDKIDYKIKPLSSFNSFPIPLPSNRVQPITTVPISKMTLIENQVTEVNSSPTRALSDSDSLQSHNSEFSKTSYQTSVSSYNQTETMTVKIGKRNIVGTSRNIGNNNFEFPTSRKANKSFKREIIRQNKKLEDLPYRSIEEHREGKPVEVIILDEINDTEDKLSHNNTVKMHQNSKSLGQFENVKFTDINSKNHVKLKNRNSIIHKRTNSCPSREELLQLCETVAEEAKGIIYGLVNQNINNATLSQNVQKPSLPNLTILKNHSWKVVSPNIEQLPSK from the coding sequence ATGGTGCTTCCAGTCACTCCCAGCAAGAACTTTCACCGTCAATCAAACTCCCAAGTGAGGTTTTCTCTTCCTGACCTAGATGATGTCAAGGCGCCAGAAAATATACACGATATAAAAGATTCGCCAACAAAGATTGTCTATCCATCTGTGAAACTTTCAGGCCCAATTGAGTCCTTCAACACGCCACAAGACCAAGATCCATATAAAAACCGAATTGGGTCTGCGAGCAGTATGGATCGAGAAAATACACAGTTACTAGATAAGCAGATTATGGATTTGAGCTCGAATATAATGATTCAAGTCCCAAGAGATGTTTGGAGGTATCATAACGAGAAATTAAACAGGAATGCCTCAAACAAAAATGACAGTGCTACTTACAAACataagaaacaaaaatcGTTACAATCAATAATAGTGAACAcaataaattcattgaaCACCACCACAGAGGATGCAGAGCATACGGAGAATAGTTTTGATGTAAGTGATATAAGTAACGTTTCTCCACTACGTCTAAATTCTAATAGTAATCATAACAGGACAAAATCCTTACCGCTTCTAACAGCCCATGGAGCATATGCTTTATCACCAGAAAAGACTCCAAACTTATACTTAACAACAGATTCTCCTCTAAATAAGTTTAATGTCCCAATTCCACTACAAATATCCATACCACCTTATCTTTcaccaaaaaataaaaacaaaataccAAACACTTTAGTCTACGATGGAGCTGGTTATAGTACATACGAAGAAAGTTATTCGGAGTCGATTAGCGAACTGAGTAATCAGGACAAACAAGAGCTAAACCTACAAGATAGTAATTGTTCGTCAATTTTGGATGCTTCTAGTATAGAGTCAATTGTTAGTTCCATTGCGTCGGCAGAACATAAAATcactttaaatatattcaatgaagataataacAACGATGACGATATAGATAATATACTAGGTATTGATCAATATGCAAATgtgaatttaaaattacaGAACAGAAATTTAAGAAAtagaaactttaaaaaacagaatgaaaataatcaaaCACAAATTAATATGCCTCCTCTTCCTGTTTTATATTCCCACTCGGTagataacaaaaatattacaaatcaaaaaattgatgagGGTATAGCACAGGATGAAGAATCAAACTCTCTAGCAGTTTTATCAACTCCagtaaaatatatcaacattccagatttagaaaaagataaaactacaaaaacaaaaaatggTACGTTAAGATTTTTTGATAACTACGAGTCCTCAATGGAAAACATATCACCAAagtttaaattatctgatAATGAAGGTCAACTTTCAAAGACATTTAAATTCCCTAATAATCCAAAAGCAAATGAACCTGATAGAGGGGGTACAAGTTCAGAGGTAACTAGAAATAATACTATTTTTCCGGTTATAAATAAGGACAacaatgattttattaaaatcgACAACTCAACCGTTACagatgaatttgaaaaaagaagacAGATGTTACAACAAAATAGACTCTCtccaaataataaaaatatgaaacaTGCTCATAGAAGAAGCAGAAGTATTCATAATGCAGATGACATATTTACTTCTTCTCCAGAAGAAATGGAAAAATCTCAGAAGGATGTTCATTCTGGAGACATGTATACAAATGACGTAAACGCTCAAAAATTCGATGACAAATCAACTTTAAACTTTAGTGAAGATTCAAACATAACAGATAACTTATATCCTGAGACTACAACCCTTTCTCAGGAAAAGattgaaaacaaatatCATCCTCAAACTGGTGAAACTTACCAAACTACAAAATCTAAACAGTTAGAACTAGCCATAAATGAAGTTTCAGAGGCAGTAGCacaaaaagaagataaaataCTGACTATAAATGTAAAGGATTCTAATATGCAAGATATCAAAAACAACGTAGAAGTGACATCCGAAATTAGCACAGAcgaaaatattgaaaccgaaatttcatcattatatGAAGATTCTGATTCTAATAGTATTGTACCATCTTTCGTAGCAGTCACAGATAATAGTAAATATGACTCTAGTTTGGACAATATGACAAATTACTCATACCAATCAATGGATGCTGATGTTGATAATTCAAAGGTTCTGCTTTCAGATATTTCAAAGGAAGAACCAATCCACCAAAATAGAGGTTTACCATGTAGTGAGACATTACAGGAAGAGAAATTTGACAATTACAAAGTGTCTGCCAATATTGACaaaattgattataaaataaaaccTCTCTCCtcattcaattcatttCCCATACCTTTACCTTCTAATCGTGTTCAACCTATTACAACTGTTccaatatcaaaaatgaCACTAATTGAAAATCAAGTTACAGAAGTAAATTCCTCTCCTACAAGAGCTCTTTCAGATTCAGATAGTTTACAATCGCATAATTCAGAATTTTCTAAGACATCATATCAGACAAGTGTCAGTTCGTATAATCAAACTGAAACTATGACTGTGAAAATTggtaaaagaaatattgttGGAACTTCAAGAAACATAggtaataataactttgaATTTCCTACAAGCAGAAAAGCTAATAAATCGTTTAAGAGAGAAATTATTAGACAAAATAAGAAATTGGAAGATCTCCCATATAGGAGCATTGAGGAACATAGAGAAGGAAAACCTGTCGAAGTTATCATTTTAgatgaaataaatgatacagaagataaattatctCATAATAATACTGTTAAAATGcatcaaaattcaaaaagttTAGGACAATTTGAGAATGTTAAATTCACAGACATAAACTCCAAAAATCATGTAAAGTTGAAGAACAGAAATTCGATTATTCATAAGAGAACTAATTCATGCCCATCGCGTGAAGAACTGTTACAACTATGTGAAACTGTTGCTGAAGAGGCTAAGGGTATAATATATGGTTTAGTTaaccaaaatattaataacgCAACTTTATCACAAAATGTTCAGAAGCCATCTTTACcaaatttaacaattcTTAAAAATCATAGTTGGAAGGTAGTCTCTCCAAATATTGAACAACTACCTTCAAAgtaa
- the ZRG8 gene encoding Zrg8p (similar to Saccharomyces cerevisiae ZRG8 (YER033C); ancestral locus Anc_3.523) — translation MRSFIKSHRSSNSLDGGTGRFNDSNNQFSPKRHNNDLIDVSTNTADGSQDSTHWNQYFTSNVKDGEQSLRHAPSFDSFHRLTTNKMFSGILFKRNNTSGVTVNNNSQTNIHYDKSPTVNVNSIPFQFKNDDIHSPTLGRANNNNTMNGINHGGTSISSGVKGHAASKSEDLAIKGTITHSWGTKSDVGHSVIKLNEPIIEHEKSNGIKLNKVVNSSVKQKSVLDTRNNTEQISKPIDESELKITKTRNRSVRIHSKDDLHKMNSASLIDIKDPTFDKQYAEVISKGLPKTIFKEDTLNNLPDSEEEYITDDLESESGSEFSFEYGAVNGRTSSMKYYSEQNPPKTVYINDMYEDENFDENMNFYEDGYDDELDFPSNKYDFYDEEDFNFEEDTYEHNDNNDNKNVVTNDKMLKTEEKEGKVRHKNLNNYNDLFELSDDDDDNDIINSDTDEYPSTTYDDLNSTNDEHNILKNNTNEKDQNENVELESVNLLAKTKVKSQLTSMSDIFNIDDEKSDIDEYNKFNFEEDQYDDENKLDSFNYSNTRNFENHRIKSKIKNNVPVNQIGITVTSENDSTIILKHTTPHLGFERLAQDSSNDGNTTLLISPTKSHSLKIHDINSNLDSDIPGSTRDLFFIDETKEDAYLNNIKLEEESYLDEINIVPEDFDFSEPMGTLSCLTSISRQSTGSFRRTHSFSEKPIGNVKENNPLQNKLEIKNKTITFFNNQWNTPVTNSIKRRSPRKSSPVKLDSTSYIDNNNIPTTPKQYNDSESISFAVAHEFEKPKPEYIQDFSLSPIQEGSSSVDSSPRL, via the coding sequence ATGAGATCTTTTATTAAGTCACATAGAAGttcaaattcattagaTGGTGGTACAGGAAGATTTAACGATTCAAATAACCAATTCAGTCCGAAAAGACATAATAACGATTTAATTGATGTAAGTACAAATACAGCTGATGGATCACAAGATTCAACACATTGGAATCAGTATTTTACATCTAATGTGAAAGATGGTGAGCAAAGTTTGAGACATGCGCCAAGTTTTGATTCATTTCACAGATTGAcaacaaataaaatgttttcTGGTATACTATTTAAGAGAAATAATACAAGTGGTGTTACTGTGAACAACAACAGTCAAACTAATATACATTATGACAAGTCACCGACAGTCAATGTAAATTCAATACCATTCcaattcaaaaatgatgatatacATTCACCAACGTTAGGCAGagcaaataataataatacaatgAATGGCATTAATCATGGAGGAACATCAATTTCAAGTGGAGTGAAGGGACATGCTGCATCAAAATCTGAAGATTTAGCAATTAAGGGTACTATAACTCATTCATGGGGTACAAAATCTGATGTTGGACATTCTGTAATAAAGCTAAATGAACCAATAATAGAACATGAGAAATCAAATGGAATCAAGTTAAATAAGGTTGTTAATTCTTCAGTTAAACAAAAATCAGTACTTGATACTAGAAATAATACAGAACAGATATCTAAACCCATTGATGAATCTGAACTTAAAATAACTAAGACTCGGAACAGGAGTGTAAGAATACATTCTAAAGATGATTTGCACAAAATGAATAGTGCTAgtttaattgatattaaagatCCCACATTCGATAAACAATATGCAGAAGTAATTAGTAAAGGCCTACCGAAAACTATATTCAAAGAGGATACGTTAAATAATTTACCTGATTCAGAGGAGGAATATATCACAGACGACCTTGAATCAGAAAGCGGCTCTGAGTTTTCGTTCGAATACGGCGCAGTTAATGGTAGGACTTCTTCAATGAAATACTATTCTGAACAGAATCCTCCAAAAACTGTATATATCAATGATATGTATGAGGATGAAAATTTTGACGAAAATATGAATTTCTATGAAGATGGTTATGATGACGAATTAGACTTTccatcaaataaatacGATTTCTACGATGAAGAGGactttaattttgaagaagatacTTACGAACATAACGACAACAATGATAATAAGAATGTAGTTACTAATGataaaatgttaaaaacGGAAGAGAAAGAAGGGAAAGTACGAcacaaaaatttaaataattacaatGATCTATTTGAACTATCagatgatgacgatgatAATGACATAATCAATTCAGATACTGATGAATATCCCTCAACTACTTATGATGACTTAAACAGTACGAATGACGAACATAATAttcttaaaaataacaCAAATGAAAAGgatcaaaatgaaaatgttgAGTTGGAATCTGTAAATCTACTTGCAAAAACAAAGGTTAAATCTCAATTGACATCAATGTCTgatatctttaatattgatgatgaaaaatcAGATATAGATgaatacaataaatttaattttgaagagGATCAgtatgatgatgaaaataaattagacTCTTTCAACTATTCAAACACtagaaattttgaaaatcaTAGAATCAAATCTAAAATCAAGAATAACGTACCTGTGAACCAGATTGGGATCACCGTCACGTCCGAAAATGATAGCACAATAATCTTAAAACATACCACACCGCATCTTGGATTTGAACGTTTAGCGCAGGATAGTTCCAATGATGGCAATACAACTCTATTGATTAGCCCAACCAAATCACActcattaaaaattcatGACATTAACAGTAATTTAGATTCTGATATCCCAGGTTCAACACGAGAtctattttttattgatgaGACGAAAGAAGATgcttatttaaataatattaaactagaagaagaaagttATCTGgatgaaattaatatcGTACCCGAGGATTTCGATTTTTCGGAGCCTATGGGAACGCTAAGTTGTTTGACATCTATCTCTAGGCAATCTACAGGGTCATTTAGAAGAACCCATAGCTTTTCTGAGAAGCCTATTGGAAATgtcaaagaaaataatcCGCTACAAAATAAACTAGAGATAAAGAATAAAACCATTACTTTTTTTAACAACCAATGGAACACACCAGTAACAAATTCTATTAAACGGAGGTCTCCTAGAAAATCGTCCCCAGTGAAACTGGATTCAACTTcatatattgataataataacattcCAACCACCCCAAAACAATACAATGATAGTGAAAGTATTTCTTTTGCGGTTGCACACGAATTTGAGAAGCCTAAACCAGAATATATTCAGGACTTCTCATTAAGCCCAATTCAAGAAGGTTCATCATCTGTGGATAGTTCACCTCGTCTATAG